Proteins from one Thermofilaceae archaeon genomic window:
- a CDS encoding AbrB/MazE/SpoVT family DNA-binding domain-containing protein gives MAVVFRARVGRKYAVYLPRAVVEAVGLREGDGLLIRVEGGRIVLELVRDPIRLALAGRKFASVSPEEVEAVSLEEQARYGGSA, from the coding sequence GTGGCTGTGGTCTTTAGGGCTCGCGTGGGGAGGAAGTACGCCGTGTACCTCCCGAGGGCCGTGGTTGAAGCCGTGGGGCTGCGGGAGGGGGATGGCCTGCTGATCAGGGTTGAGGGGGGGAGGATCGTGCTGGAGCTGGTCCGCGACCCCATCCGGCTGGCCCTGGCGGGCAGGAAGTTCGCCTCCGTGAGCCCGGAGGAGGTTGAGGCGGTGAGCCTTGAGGAGCAGGCGAGGTACGGGGGTTCTGCTTGA